One window of the Choristoneura fumiferana chromosome 18, NRCan_CFum_1, whole genome shotgun sequence genome contains the following:
- the LOC141438073 gene encoding putative SERF-like protein, whose protein sequence is MTRGNQRDLARAKNQKKQAEQAKKKAASEKGGMSLSERKHRDAELMREKQRKKEEQEGAQKQVVN, encoded by the exons ATGACCC GAGGTAATCAGAGAGATTTGGCTCGCGCCAAGAACCAAAAAAAACAGGCTGAGCAGGCTAAGAAGAAGGCTGCAAGTGAGAAGGGAGGGATGTCTCTCTCTGAGAGGAAACATAG GGATGCTGAATTAATGAGAGAGAAGCAACGGAAAAAGGAGGAGCAGGAGGGTGCTCAGAAACaagttgttaattaa